ACCAATTATGTCCATTGGAAAGATAATTATTCTGCATTATACAATAAACTAGTTGCCAAACTTGGAAAAGTGAACAGCAAACACGTACAGGTATAAATAAGTTCCAGAGACCTTCTTTCTTTGCTAGCTCCTTTAACCTCTCCTCCCCTGGATGAACCGTCCAACGTGAGCTAGACTCAGCAAGTTTGTAGAATTCTTGTTCCATGGGATAAATGTGATCTTCCATGAACTTTATCAACCTGTTTCTCAATTCCATAACCCTTTTACTAGGGACAAACCTCCCTCCCCCTTTTGAAAATCCTTGATCATCACTCTCTTGTCCAAATCTTTTCAAGTAGTCTTGAGCAACGAAAGCACCTTAGGCCACAATTTGGTATGTCAATACTCTTGCAAGTCATTATGTTTGAAGACTGATAAAAAAATTGATCCATATATagaaaacatatatttcaagcaatgttttaaaaggctcgcctCAGGACGCGCCTAGGCACCCTGTGAGGCTGGGCTTGAGGGTTGCCGCctctgttttgagggagtgggcgGAAGGCGCCGGAGCCGCCTAGGCGCGCCtcaagggatttttttttttaactcccaaacccaaattttgggtaggCTTTTAACTGCCTCATACCTATTCCTTGCACTATCGTCTCTCTGCCTTTTattctgattttaattttttttatataatggatgtgtgtgCTGTCTGCGTGCAGTGTTATATGTGTGCTCATTGTACTTTTCAtcctctattatatatatatatatatataatataatatatgtatatacatgtgtatatgtatttataatatatgtgtgtgctcatggtgattattgattaataatttttttttaatataatatatgtgtatgcttagtgtatatatataaaaatttaggTCCCGCgaggcttcgcctcacgccTAGGTTGGGCTATCCCTCGGACACCTCGCCcacgcctcacgcttttaatacattgatttCAAGGAACACAAAATTGTTAGATGGCATAGCTACCTGATGAAGGATTTTTGGGAAGCACAGATTCTCGTCCAATAAATTTCCATGCATAGTCTATCATAAAATTTGCTCCGTCCCCAGCATACTGGGCACTCTCTCCTCCAGAAGCATTACCCTGCATTGGAATGCACCTATCACTTAACTCCTTTTTTTCAACATCCCTTGACAAAAGTGTTTTGCACTGAACTAAAAATTCAATGTCAAACAAATGCTTTAGAAGTTACCATAATCCATCTACTATATATCCCTGCAAAAATTGATGCCCCGCGAAATAAAGAAAAGGCAACATAGAACTTCCACTCAGCAAAAGGCCATGGCTTTCCCTGCATTGCCACATTTCCATTGTAAGTCTCACTACatagaattaattaaaaacagaaaataaactaCCCAAAGAACAATCTATTGCGCAAGTATCAGCATTAACACCTATCTATATTATTCTTAACGCCTTTGACAACCACTTATGCATGCTATAATTCTCATAAATACATAAAttaccaaaaacaaagaaaatgtaaGTTAGCTAGAGTACGAAAAAGAGCACATGCGTTACTGTCTTCCATGCTATTGTCCTGTTTACTTACCGATGAAGAACAGTATTCTGCTACATACTCTGCCTGAGAAGGAATCCCTTCTGGAACCCCAGTGTGTTCCAAACCTTCACCAACTTCAGCCACAATGTCCACGATGTAAGGCTGCAAAGGATTGAAAGTAGTAATTAAAtcattaaaaaggaaaatgccCATGATAATACAATTATTCTACTATCCGCAAGCCAAAGGGTTAAGTTTGAAAATTGGTCAAGTACCAAACAGCTATGAGCAACATCACACATTTGATTTCCAAGAGTAGATAATTCCCAGTCGAGAATGCCAATCACTCGATCCTGCACAGTAAGAGTTAATTAGAGAGAGTTTGTCTTTTGTCACTGGACATAACTTTTGATGATTGAAATGCATCATCCTCAAAAGATTTAGAGTCTAGAAAAGAAGTAGATTGATAAGGAAATGGTCTCTATATTTGACTTCAAGAACACAAACAAGCACGTGTATTTGTATCTCCATGTAGGCACACAAATGAATAAGGCTCTCGAAGTACCAAACCTCAATAGGATGAAACACGAGATTATCAATGCGAAAGTCCCCATGAACTAAGCCCGCTGCTGCCCCAGAAGAATCTTCAAGAGGAATATTCTGCTGTAACCAATCAATCAGCTCAAACATCTTCGGATTTCTCTTGGGCTTGCCCTCACCAGTTGAGGCAATATATTGCTTTGCCCACCTCTCTACCTAAGAAAAGCGTAGGATTCGTAATCCCCTCCAAgttataggaaaactaatatTGATATACAGCTCCTTTAAGCATATATTAGGTTTCAAAACAACTATACAAGCATATAAAGTAAATCTTCGCATTCGATTCAGAAAAAAACATTTATGCACCTGCCGTTTACAATAGTTGTTACGATGCCCATATTTTCCTAGACCAATGGCATCAACATCAGCAGAATGTAGGGATGCTAAAGCTCTTGCAGTTGCTTGGTAAAGTAGCCTCCTCCTCTCAGGTGCTACACCCTGATCAAAAGcaaatttaacaaattataatcaaataatcaaatttaaatagggcaaaacaaaaaaatgaaccgCCACTAAATCTATAACACCAATTTAATACGAACATTAAGTTAACTTGACAGAGTAAATTGGTACCGGAAGCTTGGCGTCGAGAAAAATGCGCCCTTCCAGAAACTCCATGATGTAAAAGGGGGTTCCGATAACACTTGAATCGGTACACAAACAATAAACTTTAGGAACAGGAACCAGTGTATGAGTACCCAATGCCTGAAGAACCTGTAATTCGAAACAGAAAGGATTAAAAAATGAACCCTTTTTCAGCCAACAGCAAATCATCTAAcataaattctttaattttgatTACTAAGGAACATCAGTCACACAAAAAAAACTACGTTTCCTACAATTTCTATCTAGCCAACCAAACAGAGCAGATAGGATTGTTGAGTCAGAAAATAACAAGGAGAGAAGAGGAAAGCTGACCTGGAACTCTCTCTCGACGGCATGAGCAGACTGGAGCAGCTTCCCCGGCGGCTTCTTCCTCAAAACGTAGCGTTTCAGAGACGCCCCCGATCCTGCCTCTATCTTATAAGTCGGATTCGATTGTCCATGCCCGAACTATCATTTCGTAATTCACAATCCGAAatcaaaatccagaaaatgcatGCACACAATACATATATACACCTATatatagagagagggagagagagagaaccttaGAGACAGTGAAATTGGAGGAAGAGGGGGGAAAGCCATGAACGTTGGCGGAGGCGTAGGATAGCAAGGCGTTGAGGTCGAAATCGAGAGGCGTACGGCCATGATCCATTTCGAACAAAGTTCAAACCCTTCGAATTAAATGGTGTCGTTTCAGTCTTCTTTTTCTTCGTCTGCTCTGGCTCTGGCCGCTGTCATTTGCCTCGCAAAATTCAACGATGATTACATCAGAGGACCAGGAAAATTTACACTCTCCAGTACAGAATTAAGGTACTCGCCCCTGGTTTTCAGGGATTTATGCACGTGGCCGTTTTACGAGGTGCGTTGAATTTAGTGGGCGCGTGGCACTATGGACGAAACGCGAGGGAGAAAAGGATATACCGAAATAAGGAAGAAAGGACAGAAATGGCAATGCATTGGATCTCTTGggagaaaatgaaaaagaaggaagaagatgggAGGGCTTGGGTTTAAGGACGTATTGTCTTTTAACAGAGCTTATTTAGCGAAGATTGGGCGGCGAATATTGCATAATTCTAGTACCTTGTCAGGACAAATTCTTTAAGCAAAATATTTTCTGGATCGGTTGTTTATGGAGGCCAAGTTGGGTAGAAGGTCCTCGTGGGGGTGGAAGGGCATCATTCAGGGGAGGAGGGTACTAGAGGGAGGTATGACATGGCGGGTTGGCGATGGTAGGTGTATTCGAGTTAGCCATGACCCTTGGCTTCCACGGCCTCACACTTATAGAGTTCGATCGAAACATAATGAGATGCCTGTGATGGTGAGGGAGTTGATTGATTCAGAGGTGGGGGCTTGGAAGGTAGACTTGATTCGACGGTGTttttgttggtatttgacagtttactaactcaataccaaaatatgtgggtgataagtttacaaactctatcacacctctttcactttgcactctcaaataaaattggacaaagaaagaaatagagaaaagagggaagcaacaagctttggcaaaacacttggactttgatatatgaaaaaggtttacaaactattggaataagaaagcttacaagcttcttcacaattggaagtgggatttggatgggatgatttacaatgcttgagaacttgggtatttatagcaaaccaaatgattaaactaagattatttattaccacacaaaacacattaattgcacctaataatttttattcaaccatacctaacattgcctaactttcaatgcctaactttgacattgattttcaacaatagcaacctgttttgatttgaatttccaacacacctcctcaaatcaaaacgccttcattcctagcatttcacgcagtagccggaatgtttcaattggcaatggctttgtgaagatgtctgccacttgttccttggtgtgacagtagacaagttcaattttcttttgcttcacatggtcccttagaaaatggaacctggtatcaatgtgtttgctccttccatgttgaacaggattctttgcaagtttgattgcagacacattatctacgtgaatcacagtcgattccacttgtggatgacacactgacttcaacagatttcttaaccaaattgcctcacacacggttgaggctacagcaacatactcggcttcacatgatgacaaagcaacaattgattgcttctttgaagtccatgagaaagctgttgatcctagaaaaaacacatagccagttgtgcttttcctttcatcttggtcacctccccaatcactatctgaataaccaaataattttgcatcttcaccaaaattataaaatagaccatagtttagagtacctcttatgtacctcaaaattctcttggcggccagccaatgagactcccttggtgtttccatgtatcgactcacgagtccaacaccataaactatatcaggtcttgtgattgtaaggtaccttaggcttccaacgaggcttttgtacactgttgagtttacaaactcaccctctcctcctttggacagcttcaatccagttgcgactggggtattaacagtgttgcacttgtccatattgaacttcttcaatatgtctctcatgtacctttgttgagagatgtagataccatcactttcttgcttcacttctatgccaagaaagtatgacattaatccattgtcagtcatctcgaattcactgaacatggattgcttgaactcatggaacattgcctcattgtttcctgtaaacaataaatcatctacatagagacaaataattaagaactcccctttttcaccattcttcatgtaaactgaatgctcgtatggacatttctgaaatccattttggtgaaggtagttgtcgatccttgagttccaagctcgtggtgcttgcttgaggccgtacaaagccttcttcaaacgatacaccttatcttcttctccttgtacttggaagccttccggttgttccacgtacacttcttcctcaagtactccattaaggaaggctgacttgacatctagttgataaattttccatttatgatgtgcggcaagagagattagcaatcttaccgtgtcaagtctcgcaactggagcatagacttcatcatagtccactccatacttctgtttgtagccctttgctacaagccttgatttgtatcgatccacactcccatctgcagtgcgtttgatcttgtaaacccacttgacaccaatagccttctgatttggtgggagctttgtcagctcccaagtgtcattcttctcgatggcatggatctcttcttccatggatttcttccaacaatcttcttccacagcttcattgaatgagaaaggctcgtggtctgcatacaagcagaaaaggttggtttcttcttcttcttcttgtccataaatctctgtgagactccttaacctcactggagttgaggagctgctttcctcactagatgtaggaccactccttgcaattctgtgcactggagttgttgtgattgtttgagccggctgttgctcaatcggtggtacaacttctggttcttcaaaatcagtggagacgatcttctctttactgacttctttgttgttccacgtccatgtctcttcctcactgaagatgacatctctactaaccactagtttgccagttagtgggttgtagagcttgtatgccttggactcttcactatagcccacaaacacacacttctcacctctatcatcaagtttcctcctcttggcttctggaacttgagcatatgcaacacacccaaaaattcttaggtgtgtaacattcggcttgtatccactccaagcctcttgtggtgtcatcctcttgacactctttgttggacatcgattcaacaaataaatcgaacaagctacagcttctgcccataactcttttggcaaattcttctccttaagcatggaccttgtcatgtcaaggatggttcgattctttctttcggctatcccattttgctgtggggtataggcagcagtaagttgatgcctaattccttgctccttgcagtatgcttggaaagcattggaggtgtactctccacctctatctgatctcacagccacaagcttgtggttactttctgcctctgtgagtgccttgaactccttgaaaatttttagggcagctgacttctccttgagaaaatagacccaagtctttctactgaaatcatcaatgaaggtaataaaatacctattacctccataagacatgggatccaatggaccacatatatctgtgtgcaccaactgcagtggtgcctttgctctccatgtatcaccaacagggaacgatagtcgtgcttgcttgccaagcacacaaccttcacatacttggcgtgtggcttcaatctggggtagaccacgaaccattcttccacttgacagcaactttaggccattgaaattaagatggccaaatcgaagatgccatttccatgactcatcttccattacaccgatgttgcagcttccaatctttgtgttcaaatttaacggaaacatccggttctttgacattcgaacacgtgcaataagctttctccttgcattcctgagagtgagaagcatgttctccatatgtataatgtaccctttctggagcagttgaccaatgctcagaatgttgctcttcatacctggtatgtagtaggtatcggagatgtattcttctcttccatccttctggatgatcttgatcttccctttgccttcaactggcaactttgaggagtcaccaagacttacagatccataggccccttctttgagttcggcaaaaaactccttctttccacacatgtgatt
This Pyrus communis chromosome 6, drPyrComm1.1, whole genome shotgun sequence DNA region includes the following protein-coding sequences:
- the LOC137737689 gene encoding probable acyl-CoA dehydrogenase IBR3; this encodes MDHGRTPLDFDLNALLSYASANVHGFPPSSSNFTVSKFGHGQSNPTYKIEAGSGASLKRYVLRKKPPGKLLQSAHAVEREFQVLQALGTHTLVPVPKVYCLCTDSSVIGTPFYIMEFLEGRIFLDAKLPGVAPERRRLLYQATARALASLHSADVDAIGLGKYGHRNNYCKRQVERWAKQYIASTGEGKPKRNPKMFELIDWLQQNIPLEDSSGAAAGLVHGDFRIDNLVFHPIEDRVIGILDWELSTLGNQMCDVAHSCLPYIVDIVAEVGEGLEHTGVPEGIPSQAEYVAEYCSSSGKPWPFAEWKFYVAFSLFRGASIFAGIYSRWIMGNASGGESAQYAGDGANFMIDYAWKFIGRESVLPKNPSSGAFVAQDYLKRFGQESDDQGFSKGGGRFVPSKRVMELRNRLIKFMEDHIYPMEQEFYKLAESSSRWTVHPGEERLKELAKKEGLWNLFIPFDSAARARKLIFDGSNHLLSENSSNRLLGAGLTNLEYGYLCEIMGRSVWAPQVFNCGAPDTGNMEVLLRYGSKEQLLEWLVPLLEGKIRSGFAMTEPQVASSDATNIECSIKRQGDSCIINGKKWWTSGAMDPRCRVLIVMGKTDFNASMHKQQSMILVDIRTPGVHIKRPLTVFGFDDAPHGHAEVLFENVRVPEKNILLGEGRGFEIAQGRLGPGRLHHCMRLIGAAERGMQLMAQRALSRKVFGKLIAEQGSFRSDIAKCRIELEKARLLVLEAADQLDRLGNKKARGTIAMAKVAAPNMALKVLDMAMQVHGGAGLSSDTCLAHLWATARTLRIADGPDEVHLGTIAKLELRRAKL